A genomic stretch from Setaria viridis chromosome 1, Setaria_viridis_v4.0, whole genome shotgun sequence includes:
- the LOC117849948 gene encoding uncharacterized protein, with protein sequence MDTIRHLSLSRSTRLMEALVARSSVLSPAAVAGDASPSPSRIRVSVALPRSRRSPSTLAISTRWPRASPRRGGARLLAGSGEGGSLDPAGDAGGHAEESPLLENNVTLHESHHMDTTKQDEIGICGNGGSNIGGSRTGLFRTPISGGVHSATAVHDLPPPALAVRNLMEQARFAQLCTVMSRMHHRRAGYPFGSLVDFAPDPLGHPILSLSPLAIHTRNLLADPRCSLVVQITGSSGLSNTRVTIFGDVIPLPAEQQEWAHQQYVSKHQQWASQQWGNFYYYRMETISDIYFIGGFGTVAWIDVKEYESLQPDKISMDGGEQYLKEINSMFSKPLKELLSTEGEVDDVAVISMDSKGIDIRVRQGAQFNIQRIAFEVDRSVETLDEAKEALRRIISKSRWHTKSSILRRP encoded by the exons ATGGACACCATCCGGCACCTCTCGCTCTCTCGATCCACTCGCCTTATGGAAGCGCTCGTCGCGCGCTCCTCCGTgctctcgccggcggcggtcgccggAGACGCGTCTCCCTCCCCATCGCGTATCCGGGTGTCCGTCGCACTTCCCAGGTCCCGCAGGAGCCCTTCCACCCTCGCCATCTCCACGCGCTGGCCGCGTGCTTCTCCCCGCCGTGGCGGCGCCCGCCTGCTCGCTGGGTCAGGGGAAGGCGGGTCCCTGGACCCCGCCGGTGATGCGGGTGGCCATGCGGAAGAATCTCCCTTACTCGAG AATAATGTAACTCTACATGAAAGCCATCATATGGATACCACTAAACAAGATGAGATTGGCATTTGTGGAAATGGTGGGAGTAACATTGGTGGCTCAAGGACTGGCCTATTCAGAACACCTATTTCAGGCGGTGTGCACAGCGCAACTGCTGTTCATGATTTACCACCGCCAGCTTTGGCAGTTCGCAATCTCATGGAACAG GCAAGGTTTGCTCAGCTGTGCACTGTCATGTCTCGGATGCATCATCGTCGTGCAGGATACCCATTTGGTTCTCTAGTAGATTTTGCACCTGACCCATTGGGCC ACCCAATCTTGTCGTTATCCCCACTAGCCATCCACACAAGAAATTTGTTGGCAGACCCAAGATGCAGCCTTGTTGTACAG ATAACTGGATCGAGTGGATTATCAAATACACGAGTAACTATCTTTGGTGATGTCATTCCGTTGCCTGCTGAACAACAG GAATGGGCTCATCAGCAGTATGTTTCAAAGCACCAGCAGTGGGCATCTCAACAGTGGGGTAACTTTTACTACTACAGAATGGAGACGATAAG CGACATATATTTCATTGGAGGTTTTGGTACTGTAGCTTGGATAGATGTGAAGGAATACGAGTCCCTGCAACCTGATAAGATTTCAATGGATGGAGGGGAGCAATATTTGAAG GAAATCAACTCAATGTTCTCAAAGCCTCTGAAAGAACTCTTATCAACTGAAGGAGAGGTAGATGATGTAGCTGTTATATCAATGGATAGCAAAGGTATCGATATCCGCGTTCGACAAGGTGCACAG TTCAACATACAGAGGATAGCATTTGAGGTGGATCGCAGCGTAGAAACTCTGGACGAAGCCAAGGAAGCGCTTAGGAGGATAATCAGCAAGTCTCGGTGGCACACAAAGAGCTCCATCTTGAGACGCCCTTGA
- the LOC117849956 gene encoding protein At-4/1: MEASMGDEELESLLRNFHRVSQGYKDALMEVQALRVNFSTESKKREALESHIADLKRDNERLRRLYTETLFKFTNQVKFHAEAQSLKEELEKANSRLLSMEEEHKREVEQLKHNSEMNSNALGNELSHALVQQATDEAATKQLKLELGAHKAHIDMLSSRLEQVTADVHSHYKNEIQDLRDVIAVEQEEKKDMQRKLQNTENELRMMRMKQAEQQRDSISVQHVETLKQKVMKLRKENESLKRRLASSEA; the protein is encoded by the exons ATGGAGGCTTCGATGGGGGACGAGGAGCTGGAATCTCTGCTTCGGAACTTCCACCGCGTCTCCCAG GGGTACAAAGATGCACTTATGGAGGTCCAGGCTTTAAGAGTAAACTTCAGTACTGAATCCAAGAAGCGTGAAGCCCTTGAATCTCATATCGCAGATCTTAAGAGAG ACAATGAGCGATTAAGAAGACTGTACACAGAAACTCTGTTCAAGTTCACCAACCAG GTGAAATTTCATGCAGAAGCTCAAAGCCTGAAGGAAGAACTGGAAAAGGCAAATAGTAGATTGCTATCCATGGAAGAG GAGCATAAGAGGGAAGTTGAGCAACTTAAGCACAACAGTGAAATGAACAGCAATGCCCTGGGGAATGAGCTCAG CCACGCCCTTGTTCAGCAAGCAACAGACGAAGCTGCCACGAAGCAACTGAAGTTGGAGCTGGGTGCTCATAAAGCTCATATCGACATGTTAAGTAGCAGGTTGGAGCAGGTTACTGCGGATGTGCATTCTCATT ATAAAAATGAGATCCAGGATCTGAGGGATGTGATTGCTGTTgaacaggaggagaagaaggacatGCAGAGGAAGCTTCAGAATACGGAAAACGAGT tgaggatgatgaggatgaagCAGGCCGAGCAGCAAAGGGACTCCATCTCGGTCCAGCACGTGGAGACGCTGAAGCAGAAGGTGATGAAGCTCAGGAAGGAGAACGAGTCCCTGAAGAGGAGGCTGGCGAGCTCTGAAGCCTAA